A portion of the Bacteroides faecium genome contains these proteins:
- a CDS encoding BACON domain-containing protein, with amino-acid sequence MRNIFLLLSCLLCLQACNDEKEVDWTPDALTVSCNETLEEAGDGHWKVTLPTEYKGSVKLEIQTDKVWGVEVSYMTTEDEEWITPSAEGGNGSASLSLAIADNKTAKDRKASVVISTKGEIPVKKTITVVQGNVEELLIVGTIDEASFPDDVFVTKNAEGAFYVTLPKDFTEEGERQLNILTYQGTATPSIDITYPDEEVVDWVVFTETSVAPSSESGVKTLALTIKENTGNIYREALVNFTATAGDITSGKSVKIVQYGVERIVWNEEFCQQESEFIVAADANDKIWVATCENINPADLELNGSNMWLELSQEEGKVYAKVLANVSTNKERRSDVVIKNKKTGAEVRIPFKQCIQGYGIVLSKALWSLAAYSGEGTGSASNVASYFKLFDDFWPANKAEAGATYQGSKNTHIEVKSGTDSNPVSFTFDLGENPRGYDSFGLMPRLQWTAPAPQTIMIEVSDNLESGWETVVEKVTGNGFKKEDIYYLNPEQSNNSNWYDAHYEGIVHWSKLADERIQKRYVRISMYETFWSGSLCLDEVFVADRSNVE; translated from the coding sequence ATGAGAAACATATTTTTATTACTATCGTGTCTGCTTTGTTTGCAGGCTTGTAATGATGAGAAAGAGGTGGACTGGACACCCGATGCGCTGACTGTATCTTGCAACGAAACTTTGGAAGAGGCAGGAGACGGACATTGGAAAGTGACTCTCCCTACTGAATATAAAGGTTCCGTGAAGTTGGAAATCCAGACTGATAAGGTTTGGGGAGTGGAGGTTTCTTATATGACGACTGAGGACGAAGAATGGATAACTCCTTCGGCAGAAGGGGGCAATGGCTCTGCTTCGTTGTCATTGGCTATTGCTGATAATAAGACAGCTAAAGACCGCAAGGCTTCTGTAGTGATTTCCACCAAAGGAGAGATTCCAGTGAAGAAAACAATCACGGTGGTTCAGGGAAATGTAGAGGAACTCTTGATTGTCGGTACGATTGATGAGGCAAGTTTCCCGGATGATGTCTTTGTTACAAAGAACGCTGAAGGGGCTTTTTATGTGACATTGCCTAAAGATTTTACGGAAGAAGGCGAGCGACAACTCAATATCTTGACTTATCAGGGAACGGCTACTCCAAGCATAGATATCACTTATCCTGATGAAGAAGTTGTAGATTGGGTCGTTTTTACGGAGACTTCGGTAGCACCGTCGTCGGAATCGGGAGTTAAAACTCTGGCTTTGACAATCAAAGAAAACACAGGGAATATCTACCGTGAAGCATTGGTTAATTTTACTGCTACTGCCGGAGATATAACATCCGGAAAGAGTGTTAAGATTGTGCAGTATGGAGTCGAAAGAATTGTTTGGAATGAGGAGTTCTGTCAACAAGAGAGCGAATTCATTGTAGCCGCAGATGCAAATGATAAAATTTGGGTTGCCACTTGTGAAAATATTAATCCTGCGGATTTGGAGTTAAATGGCAGTAATATGTGGTTGGAGTTGTCTCAGGAAGAAGGCAAAGTATATGCGAAAGTATTGGCAAACGTGAGTACTAACAAGGAGCGTCGCTCTGATGTGGTTATAAAGAACAAGAAAACCGGTGCGGAAGTGAGAATTCCTTTTAAGCAGTGTATACAGGGATATGGTATTGTATTAAGCAAGGCTTTGTGGAGCTTGGCTGCCTATAGTGGCGAGGGGACAGGTAGTGCCAGTAATGTAGCCAGCTATTTTAAACTGTTTGATGATTTTTGGCCGGCGAATAAGGCTGAAGCAGGGGCTACATACCAAGGTTCGAAGAATACGCATATTGAGGTGAAGTCCGGTACGGATAGTAATCCGGTCAGCTTTACTTTTGATCTAGGAGAGAATCCTCGTGGATATGACTCTTTCGGATTGATGCCGAGATTACAATGGACAGCTCCGGCTCCTCAAACCATAATGATTGAGGTTAGTGATAATTTGGAAAGTGGTTGGGAGACTGTAGTAGAAAAAGTAACAGGGAATGGTTTCAAGAAAGAAGATATATATTATTTGAATCCTGAACAATCCAATAATAGTAATTGGTATGATGCTCATTATGAGGGAATTGTTCATTGGTCTAAATTGGCTGATGAGAGAATTCAGAAGCGATATGTCCGTATATCAATGTATGAAACATTCTGGAGTGGCTCTCTTTGTCTGGATGAAGTCTTTGTTGCGGATCGGTCAAATGTAGAATAA
- a CDS encoding DUF1735 domain-containing protein: MKKYISFLFAALLLGTSCTDTRTDYMMGDTAYFPKSDLQKETLYVMNANDHVYDIWIHKAGYYQNKFAGKVELDYNYLVQYNTENGTDYEMLDQKYYSFDRNFVIEAGTDEVAVPLSLKIEQLLQDKGYGVYYIPLSVSSLTPEEEVYVDKSHFILVLDIRKPVLVIDGTEGEQRGNVFLDLSKATTERQIDITAKLDINTTEELVVTYGYDKDADNLLTEEEKSHLLTAGFTYAPSVKIPVGEKYAENYLTLKPAEMRDGKWILPVRVGTTNDKVGSDGNENWLKLTVIKGSLDSKVILEGEYVQGGDIILASDDIPSDKEIADVSAIGDLSYSVQDKYGDNPDWLQVNRANGKIRITVTGKNTSTWQERVATIKLVDEETWLEKEIVVRQGMEGCGIILNKSLWSVVGYSDHVSGKESALGRLFDNFWPTSKAEVGSGSTLSYIEIGSKGSEDDPVQIVFDLGENPHAYNSVGLVPRLQWVGNSPKYMKIEVSDAVLTRSEDIADWTLVGSAKRDAFTKSELDAHDAGNWNDWYTTKQFIKWHNLGENMNHRYIRLSFWDSWYSTHCFDEIFVSEK, translated from the coding sequence ATGAAAAAATATATAAGCTTTTTGTTTGCAGCTCTTTTATTGGGAACTTCCTGTACCGATACCAGAACTGACTACATGATGGGGGATACCGCTTATTTCCCGAAAAGTGATTTACAGAAAGAAACTTTGTACGTGATGAATGCCAATGACCATGTATATGATATATGGATTCATAAAGCAGGGTATTATCAGAATAAGTTTGCGGGAAAAGTGGAACTGGACTATAATTATCTGGTTCAATATAACACGGAAAACGGTACGGACTATGAAATGCTGGATCAGAAGTATTACTCCTTTGACCGCAACTTTGTTATCGAGGCAGGGACGGATGAAGTAGCAGTGCCGTTGAGCTTGAAAATAGAGCAGCTTCTTCAGGATAAAGGATATGGAGTTTATTACATTCCCTTGTCCGTAAGCAGCCTGACACCGGAAGAAGAGGTCTATGTGGATAAATCTCATTTTATCTTGGTGCTGGATATAAGAAAGCCGGTATTGGTGATTGACGGCACGGAAGGAGAGCAAAGAGGAAATGTATTCCTGGACTTGTCCAAGGCGACTACTGAACGTCAGATTGATATTACAGCCAAACTGGATATTAACACGACGGAGGAATTAGTGGTTACTTATGGTTATGATAAGGATGCAGACAACCTGCTTACGGAAGAAGAAAAGTCTCATTTGCTGACTGCCGGATTTACGTATGCGCCAAGCGTGAAGATTCCTGTCGGTGAGAAGTATGCGGAAAATTACCTGACCCTGAAACCTGCGGAAATGCGGGACGGCAAATGGATACTTCCGGTACGTGTAGGAACGACAAATGACAAGGTCGGTTCTGATGGGAACGAAAACTGGCTGAAGCTGACGGTAATCAAAGGTTCTTTGGACAGTAAAGTTATTTTGGAAGGAGAATATGTGCAGGGTGGCGATATTATCCTTGCTTCGGACGACATACCGTCTGATAAAGAGATTGCTGATGTAAGTGCAATTGGAGATTTATCATATTCTGTTCAAGACAAGTATGGTGATAATCCGGACTGGCTGCAAGTGAACCGTGCAAACGGTAAAATCCGTATTACCGTAACCGGCAAAAACACTTCCACATGGCAAGAGCGTGTTGCTACGATTAAGCTTGTTGATGAGGAGACTTGGCTTGAAAAAGAGATTGTTGTCAGACAAGGTATGGAAGGTTGTGGAATCATCTTGAATAAATCCCTGTGGAGCGTAGTAGGTTACAGCGATCATGTTTCAGGCAAAGAATCCGCCTTGGGCAGGCTGTTTGATAATTTCTGGCCGACAAGTAAGGCAGAGGTAGGTTCCGGAAGCACGTTGTCATACATAGAAATCGGCAGTAAAGGTTCGGAAGATGATCCTGTACAGATTGTATTTGATTTGGGTGAGAACCCTCACGCGTATAATTCGGTCGGATTAGTGCCACGCCTGCAATGGGTGGGCAATTCTCCCAAGTATATGAAGATAGAGGTCAGTGATGCCGTACTGACACGTAGTGAGGATATTGCAGACTGGACTCTTGTAGGTAGTGCGAAAAGAGACGCATTTACGAAAAGTGAGCTGGATGCCCATGATGCCGGTAACTGGAATGACTGGTACACTACCAAACAGTTTATTAAATGGCATAACCTTGGCGAGAATATGAATCATCGGTATATACGTTTGTCTTTCTGGGATTCATGGTACAGTACACATTGCTTCGATGAAATTTTTGTCTCTGAGAAATAA
- a CDS encoding DUF4198 domain-containing protein, whose amino-acid sequence MIKYLKKYALIACSLFTLAACDLEIDITNPGLITEKPQDKPQVGETITYRAQVWVEKNDMEELYGGERLFRQNLEALFRNTTTFWNESTNKFDYRFEWVVGEGDDNLVIYEIGSGVKTKEQYNVYKNKAYGTLNTEKYDFVLFLALNCPKGEGGLSCGGGGASKQSVVQSYFEGSHDIFAKKWPEKGTYSDLGHEYGHVRGAQDLYQYMIPAENNPISHVAYDYPKCNMGTGYQEWSDYCSAVFNHNAQYKQLTSDMTRSTYPKQMLVRVTKDGKPVQRATVNFWGSRASFRDIYAAPGNSPYMKKKTDANGELTINDIYRMFIPDYNNTPNLPPKSPVDEFPFSRWYCFVVEVELDGGQTKCVWLSDLDIVPEYLNGGQQEPYVFEIQI is encoded by the coding sequence ATGATAAAGTATTTAAAGAAATATGCATTAATAGCGTGCAGCCTGTTTACATTGGCTGCATGTGATCTCGAAATCGACATAACCAATCCGGGACTTATCACTGAAAAACCGCAGGATAAGCCTCAAGTTGGAGAAACGATTACCTATCGTGCGCAAGTATGGGTGGAGAAAAATGATATGGAAGAGTTGTATGGTGGTGAGCGTCTGTTCAGACAGAATCTGGAGGCACTATTCCGTAATACCACTACTTTCTGGAATGAAAGTACCAATAAGTTTGATTACCGTTTTGAATGGGTTGTGGGTGAAGGAGACGACAATTTGGTCATTTATGAAATAGGCAGTGGTGTGAAAACCAAGGAACAATATAATGTGTATAAAAATAAAGCATACGGTACTTTGAATACCGAAAAGTATGACTTTGTTCTTTTCTTGGCTTTGAATTGTCCTAAGGGTGAAGGCGGACTTTCTTGTGGCGGTGGCGGAGCAAGTAAACAGTCGGTAGTACAGTCTTATTTTGAAGGAAGCCATGATATTTTTGCCAAAAAATGGCCGGAAAAGGGTACATATAGCGATTTGGGGCATGAATATGGTCATGTTCGCGGTGCACAGGATTTATATCAGTATATGATCCCGGCTGAAAATAATCCGATCAGCCATGTTGCATATGATTATCCTAAATGTAACATGGGGACAGGTTATCAGGAATGGAGTGATTACTGCTCGGCGGTATTTAATCACAATGCACAATATAAGCAGCTTACTTCTGATATGACCAGAAGTACATATCCTAAGCAGATGTTGGTCCGGGTGACTAAAGATGGTAAGCCGGTACAACGCGCTACGGTAAATTTCTGGGGATCACGTGCGTCTTTCAGGGATATATATGCAGCACCTGGAAATTCGCCTTACATGAAGAAAAAAACTGATGCGAACGGTGAATTAACGATTAACGACATATACCGGATGTTTATTCCCGATTACAATAATACTCCGAATCTGCCACCCAAGAGTCCTGTTGACGAGTTCCCATTCTCCCGTTGGTATTGTTTTGTGGTAGAAGTGGAATTGGACGGAGGTCAGACGAAGTGTGTATGGTTGTCGGACTTGGACATCGTTCCCGAATATCTGAACGGAGGACAACAAGAGCCTTATGTGTTTGAAATACAAATATAA
- a CDS encoding 6-bladed beta-propeller encodes MKKKIMILSLCTFCLFSLVAFICNSEATKDPLALSPVAAKRITTPTGTLISCDLKALKDTVDIPLSYLTEELQVVKLEDKDEALVGGWVRTTVSDNYILVSNKKQTPYKLFTRDGKFITTIGAYGQGPNEYANTYSEQLDETHNRIYILPWQSDKLLVFDLKGVPQTPIPLCLRVPKGQFRVDTGKSEVTVTTLPFQGSPAVVWTQDFEGKRKKFIPARHLTVPRDFSNEVFMDKNTPDYSVMLMTIVPSPRVDSLYHYNAQQNRLEARFTANYPNKEKIPWHGYTEYPRHFVGDVSVPVQVSANTWSGSKPAKYIVDKQTLHGNYFHLYNDFLGTKKMQIWPSFGNGYYIANMEPAQLKETLEKELARKELPSDVRKRTQALVKSLDEDGNNVVLFAKMKNK; translated from the coding sequence ATGAAAAAGAAAATTATGATTTTGAGTTTGTGTACTTTTTGTCTATTTTCATTGGTTGCTTTTATATGCAATAGTGAAGCAACAAAAGACCCTTTGGCTCTGTCTCCAGTTGCGGCAAAGCGAATCACAACACCTACCGGGACGTTGATTTCCTGTGATTTAAAAGCGTTGAAAGATACCGTGGATATACCACTTAGTTATTTGACCGAAGAACTTCAAGTGGTGAAGTTGGAAGATAAGGATGAGGCATTGGTAGGAGGCTGGGTTCGTACCACAGTCAGTGATAATTATATCTTGGTGAGTAACAAAAAACAGACTCCATACAAGCTTTTCACCCGTGACGGCAAATTCATCACTACTATCGGGGCTTACGGACAAGGGCCGAATGAGTATGCAAACACCTACTCCGAACAATTGGACGAAACACACAACCGTATTTATATTCTACCCTGGCAAAGTGATAAACTGCTGGTCTTCGACTTGAAAGGAGTTCCGCAAACTCCCATTCCTCTATGCTTGCGTGTCCCTAAAGGGCAATTCAGAGTCGACACCGGGAAGTCGGAAGTAACGGTGACAACACTGCCTTTCCAAGGTTCTCCGGCTGTAGTATGGACGCAGGATTTTGAAGGAAAACGCAAAAAATTTATTCCTGCCCGGCATCTCACGGTTCCGCGTGATTTCAGCAATGAAGTATTTATGGATAAGAATACTCCCGATTACAGCGTTATGTTGATGACTATCGTACCTTCTCCGCGTGTGGATAGTTTGTATCATTATAATGCGCAGCAAAATAGGCTCGAAGCCCGGTTCACAGCGAATTATCCGAATAAGGAAAAAATTCCATGGCATGGCTATACCGAATATCCGCGTCACTTTGTCGGAGATGTTTCTGTTCCGGTGCAAGTGTCGGCAAATACCTGGAGTGGAAGTAAACCGGCCAAATATATCGTAGACAAACAAACCCTGCACGGCAACTATTTCCATTTGTATAATGATTTCCTGGGAACGAAGAAGATGCAGATATGGCCTTCGTTCGGTAATGGCTATTATATTGCCAACATGGAACCTGCACAATTAAAAGAGACACTAGAAAAAGAGCTGGCGCGGAAAGAGCTTCCCAGTGATGTACGGAAACGTACTCAAGCATTAGTGAAGTCGTTGGATGAAGACGGAAACAATGTGGTTCTCTTTGCTAAAATGAAAAATAAATAG
- a CDS encoding RagB/SusD family nutrient uptake outer membrane protein — translation MLIMKSNYMKRIMFVAVAALTMSSCDSFLDTSPEDLRSPDQIYETYSSTQNAMFGVYSYIRDTYPFGMPDTYSTSDVDVAYTNVHTFDMGVWSASSAQYDKWYTFYKAIREATYFLQNVDKCPDPRLTYDTREQWKAEVRCVRAYYYAQLMRMYGPVILLKDEQPDFTGTDMFRARNTWDECVEWITDEFTDLIENSALPLKSEGETYARMNRGIAKAYLARVLLQSASPQFNGNPKYANIRNADGTPLFPVKYDKNKWELARQAALSLIKDGNYDLVKVLYESGANMGEIDPYTSYKSVFTTSQNKEMIFSYLEDGGTIDKRLAPNSNGGWGGGYNPTQEIVDAYAMSETGRFPITGYADEDRTTPIIDPEAGYKEAGYSQFTNPCENKERKTYNMFVGREPRFYVSIVYGGMSWFIPKKAGERIYLEMYKNGNNGPDASHNHFSTGYNMAKLAMPEYEASPTKNVKRELPYIRYAEILLNYVEATIEVGDLKDPNLLTYWNAVRNRAGLKNIEEAYPEAMEDQDKLRDLIHRERRVEFAFEGINFYDCRRWLTAEATEKGNIHGMNIQATGTPGKEEYPDAFFQRTVIEKRVFTPSFYLFPIPQSAINKNQDLVQNYKW, via the coding sequence ATGTTGATAATGAAATCCAACTATATGAAGCGTATTATGTTTGTGGCTGTTGCAGCCTTGACAATGTCGTCTTGTGATTCGTTCCTGGATACGTCTCCCGAAGACCTGCGTTCGCCCGACCAGATTTATGAGACTTATTCGTCTACACAGAATGCCATGTTCGGTGTCTATTCCTACATCCGTGATACATATCCTTTTGGCATGCCGGATACATACAGTACCAGTGACGTCGATGTGGCTTATACGAATGTGCATACATTCGATATGGGTGTGTGGAGTGCTTCGTCAGCGCAATACGATAAATGGTACACCTTTTATAAAGCGATCCGCGAAGCTACGTATTTTCTTCAGAATGTAGATAAATGCCCGGATCCGCGTCTGACTTATGACACTCGTGAGCAATGGAAAGCGGAGGTACGTTGTGTACGTGCTTATTACTATGCGCAGTTGATGCGTATGTACGGTCCGGTAATCCTGTTGAAAGACGAACAGCCGGATTTCACCGGTACGGATATGTTTCGTGCGCGTAACACATGGGACGAATGTGTTGAATGGATTACGGATGAATTTACTGACCTGATAGAAAATTCCGCCTTGCCTTTGAAATCGGAGGGTGAAACCTACGCCCGTATGAACAGGGGAATTGCCAAGGCTTATCTGGCGCGTGTCCTCTTACAGTCGGCGAGCCCGCAATTCAATGGTAACCCGAAGTATGCCAATATCCGCAATGCGGACGGAACTCCTTTGTTTCCGGTAAAGTATGATAAAAACAAATGGGAACTGGCACGTCAAGCTGCTTTGAGTCTGATAAAGGACGGAAATTATGATCTTGTCAAAGTGCTGTATGAAAGTGGCGCCAATATGGGCGAGATTGACCCTTATACTTCTTACAAATCCGTATTTACCACTTCACAGAATAAGGAAATGATTTTCTCTTACCTTGAAGACGGCGGTACTATTGACAAGCGTCTTGCTCCTAACAGCAACGGTGGTTGGGGTGGAGGTTACAATCCGACTCAGGAAATCGTAGATGCGTATGCAATGTCGGAAACCGGGCGTTTCCCGATTACAGGGTATGCGGACGAAGACCGTACTACACCGATTATTGATCCGGAAGCGGGGTATAAGGAAGCCGGATATTCTCAGTTTACGAATCCCTGCGAGAATAAGGAGAGAAAGACTTATAATATGTTTGTGGGACGTGAACCTCGTTTTTATGTGTCGATAGTATATGGCGGTATGTCTTGGTTTATTCCAAAGAAAGCGGGTGAAAGAATTTATCTGGAGATGTATAAAAACGGCAATAATGGGCCGGATGCTTCTCACAACCATTTTTCAACGGGATATAATATGGCAAAGCTGGCTATGCCGGAATATGAAGCCAGTCCTACGAAGAATGTGAAACGGGAATTGCCTTATATCCGTTACGCTGAAATTCTGCTGAACTATGTGGAGGCTACTATCGAGGTAGGTGACTTGAAAGACCCGAATCTGCTGACATATTGGAATGCGGTGCGCAACCGTGCAGGATTGAAGAATATAGAAGAAGCTTATCCTGAGGCTATGGAAGACCAGGATAAATTAAGGGATCTGATTCATCGTGAGCGTCGTGTGGAATTTGCGTTCGAGGGTATCAATTTCTATGACTGCCGTCGTTGGCTGACAGCGGAAGCGACAGAAAAGGGAAATATTCATGGCATGAATATCCAGGCTACCGGTACTCCCGGTAAGGAAGAGTATCCGGATGCTTTCTTCCAGCGTACAGTCATAGAGAAACGTGTGTTTACACCGAGTTTCTATCTGTTCCCGATTCCGCAGAGTGCGATTAACAAGAACCAAGATTTAGTACAGAACTATAAATGGTAA
- a CDS encoding SusC/RagA family TonB-linked outer membrane protein yields MNGIARKLSFSLQRLGSALIIIYLFAAPFASVHASDAVTEIYQEGKKAAARKLTGKIVDKGTKETLIGASVWLKDTSVGGTTDMDGNFNINIPGGKTVTLVISYLGYATIEKEISPSANNLLIEMAPDNTVLEEVQVVGYGTQRKESVIGSISTLSVSNLKVPSASISTNLAGQLGGVVSIQRDGSPGSSAEFWIRGISTFGANKTPLILVDGVERSLDLLDPEEIESFSLLKDATATALYGVRGANGVVLVKTKRGSEGKPKISIKMEAGMVQPTKIPQMADAVDFATMYNEAAPGTYSASDIEKYRNGTDQDLYPNVNWLKSVFKKHTFNQRVTANVSGGGEIARYFISAGYYHEDGLFMTGKGDSYNGNPDYQRYNFRSNVDINLHPTTVLSLTLGGFLTKRRDAADSEGVWKSAFILNPNAFPIQYSNGYWGGEKGVTNPYWQVTRAGYVEDWQSTLNSMVSLDQDFSFITEGLKANVKFAFDTQAWHGNKYTQQDEIWHAIRRDANGELVFNSEPETAKGGPWFDNKSGGNNATYLEASITYNRLFGKHRVGGLFLYNQRVKNETYRNQGYKDNISSIKSLLYKNQGIAGRLTYDYDSRYFIEGNFGYNGSENFAAGHRVGFFPAMAVGWYISNEKFFAPLTDVVSKLKLKASVGQVGNDQIGGDVRFIYLGTVATTGDYVYGNYTKTKGERVNEVANPNVGWEVSTKQNYGFELGLFNKLEIQGDWYHDVRDHIFVRNNNIPAYVGMTTVPMVNVGKMKSWGFDGSLEYHDRIGQVNVTGRGTFTYANNEILRNGDALNKYPWMNSVGQKIYQKFGWEAVGLFESQEEINRSPVQFSEGNHSRLRPGDIKYRDLNGDGVIDDYDKMPIGYCDVPEITYGFGGAIEWKGFDVSIFFQGTARVSLFEEGSTIVPFTSGYKNNDGFLKGVMEDRWTVDNPNPNARYPRTIRSSDALDNNNTKKSSFWVRNAAFLRLKNAEIGYTFPKRWLEKMSIQNLRLYVSGVNLLTWAPDVHLFDPDLGSGDGRKYPPTRVFNVGLNINF; encoded by the coding sequence ATGAATGGAATTGCACGAAAGTTAAGTTTTTCATTGCAACGATTGGGTAGTGCTCTTATCATTATTTATCTTTTTGCAGCACCTTTTGCGTCGGTACACGCTTCTGACGCAGTGACTGAAATATATCAGGAAGGTAAGAAAGCTGCTGCTCGAAAACTTACCGGTAAGATTGTAGATAAAGGTACAAAGGAGACACTTATCGGTGCCAGTGTGTGGTTGAAGGATACCAGTGTGGGAGGTACCACCGATATGGATGGCAATTTTAATATAAATATTCCGGGAGGGAAAACTGTGACGCTCGTGATTAGCTATTTGGGTTATGCTACGATAGAAAAAGAAATCTCCCCTTCGGCCAATAATCTGCTTATTGAGATGGCTCCTGACAATACTGTGCTCGAAGAAGTGCAGGTGGTGGGTTACGGTACACAACGCAAGGAAAGTGTTATCGGTTCTATCAGTACGTTGAGTGTCAGCAATCTGAAAGTGCCCAGTGCTTCTATTTCCACTAATTTGGCAGGTCAGTTGGGTGGCGTCGTGTCTATTCAGCGTGACGGTTCTCCGGGTAGTTCGGCTGAATTCTGGATTCGCGGTATTTCTACATTCGGTGCAAACAAGACACCGTTGATTCTGGTGGACGGTGTGGAACGCTCGCTCGATTTGCTCGACCCGGAAGAAATTGAAAGCTTTTCCTTATTAAAGGATGCAACGGCTACGGCGCTTTATGGTGTACGTGGAGCGAATGGTGTTGTGTTGGTGAAGACAAAACGCGGTTCAGAAGGGAAACCGAAGATTTCCATTAAGATGGAAGCCGGTATGGTGCAGCCTACCAAGATTCCGCAAATGGCGGATGCGGTGGATTTTGCTACGATGTATAATGAAGCGGCTCCCGGAACATATAGTGCAAGTGACATAGAAAAATACAGAAACGGTACCGACCAGGATTTGTATCCGAATGTGAACTGGTTGAAATCCGTATTCAAAAAACATACTTTCAATCAGCGTGTGACTGCCAACGTGAGCGGTGGTGGCGAGATTGCGCGTTACTTTATTTCTGCCGGTTACTACCATGAAGACGGTCTGTTCATGACCGGAAAAGGAGATTCTTATAATGGTAACCCGGATTATCAACGTTATAACTTCCGCTCGAATGTGGATATTAACCTACATCCTACTACGGTCCTTTCACTGACTTTGGGAGGATTCCTGACGAAAAGGAGAGATGCCGCCGACTCGGAAGGCGTCTGGAAAAGTGCTTTTATATTGAATCCCAACGCTTTCCCTATTCAATATTCCAATGGATATTGGGGAGGAGAAAAAGGGGTTACGAATCCTTATTGGCAGGTGACCAGAGCCGGATATGTGGAGGATTGGCAAAGTACATTGAACTCAATGGTCAGTTTGGACCAGGATTTCTCTTTTATTACCGAAGGATTGAAGGCTAATGTCAAGTTTGCCTTTGATACGCAAGCATGGCATGGCAACAAGTACACGCAGCAAGATGAAATTTGGCACGCGATACGGCGTGACGCAAACGGGGAGTTGGTCTTCAATTCCGAACCGGAGACAGCGAAGGGCGGACCGTGGTTTGATAATAAGTCCGGTGGTAATAATGCCACTTATCTGGAAGCCTCTATTACTTACAACCGTTTGTTCGGGAAACATCGCGTAGGCGGCCTGTTCTTATATAATCAACGGGTAAAGAATGAAACATACAGAAACCAGGGTTATAAAGACAATATATCTTCTATCAAATCATTGCTGTATAAGAATCAGGGTATTGCGGGACGTCTGACTTATGATTACGATAGCCGTTACTTTATTGAGGGAAACTTCGGATATAATGGTTCCGAGAATTTCGCTGCCGGTCATCGCGTCGGTTTCTTTCCGGCTATGGCTGTGGGATGGTACATATCCAATGAAAAGTTCTTCGCCCCGCTGACTGATGTGGTTTCCAAGTTGAAATTGAAGGCATCTGTCGGTCAGGTAGGTAATGACCAGATTGGCGGGGATGTCCGTTTCATCTATTTGGGCACTGTGGCTACTACGGGTGACTATGTATATGGTAACTATACTAAAACAAAAGGTGAGCGTGTAAATGAAGTGGCCAACCCGAATGTCGGTTGGGAGGTTTCAACCAAGCAGAATTATGGTTTTGAGTTGGGCTTGTTCAACAAACTGGAAATACAAGGTGACTGGTACCACGATGTGCGCGATCATATTTTTGTGCGCAACAACAATATCCCTGCTTATGTGGGTATGACTACCGTACCTATGGTAAACGTGGGTAAGATGAAAAGCTGGGGTTTTGACGGTTCGCTGGAATACCATGACAGGATAGGTCAGGTGAATGTGACCGGACGTGGGACATTTACCTACGCCAATAATGAGATTCTGCGCAACGGTGATGCCTTGAATAAATATCCGTGGATGAATTCTGTCGGTCAGAAAATATATCAGAAATTTGGTTGGGAAGCTGTGGGGCTGTTCGAGTCGCAGGAAGAAATCAACCGTAGCCCGGTTCAGTTTAGTGAAGGTAATCATAGCCGCCTGCGTCCGGGTGACATCAAATATCGTGATTTGAACGGTGACGGTGTGATTGATGATTATGACAAGATGCCTATCGGTTATTGCGATGTTCCGGAAATTACATACGGTTTTGGTGGTGCGATAGAATGGAAAGGTTTTGATGTATCTATCTTCTTCCAGGGCACGGCTCGCGTATCATTGTTTGAAGAAGGCTCTACGATAGTTCCGTTCACTTCCGGTTATAAGAATAACGACGGTTTCTTGAAAGGAGTAATGGAAGACCGTTGGACTGTGGACAATCCGAACCCGAATGCCCGTTATCCTCGTACGATACGTTCGAGTGATGCTTTGGACAATAATAACACAAAGAAATCATCTTTCTGGGTGCGTAATGCTGCTTTCCTTCGTTTGAAGAATGCTGAAATAGGCTATACCTTCCCGAAAAGATGGTTGGAAAAGATGTCTATCCAGAATTTACGCTTGTATGTATCGGGAGTGAACTTGCTGACTTGGGCGCCGGATGTGCACCTGTTCGACCCGGACTTGGGTTCCGGCGACGGAAGAAAGTATCCCCCGACACGTGTGTTTAATGTAGGTTTAAATATTAATTTCTAA